A window from Malacoplasma iowae encodes these proteins:
- a CDS encoding DNA-directed RNA polymerase subunit alpha gives MEKFTHYEIEAVEQSESSPDHGVFEIKPLERGFGNTLGNSLRRVLLSNIEGYSLFAIKVPGINHEFQAMDGVKEDLTQIILNLKKLIIKIDSDVFGEQEQAQTKLEKWPTLKIDVVGKGEPITGADIETPAGFTIINKDIYIATVSEGHKFKMELYAGTGRGFRTFEENKERVNAINTIAVDSNYSPIIKVAYHVTESKTSKSATTDTLTIEIATNGSVTAADALALSAKILVEHYKPIVNLNESMNEKIIMEKGADSANNQSLAISIDELELTVRSYNCLKRAGIQTIQQLTDKTKSEIEKIRNLGKKSFKEIIKKIEDRNMKLKDE, from the coding sequence ATGGAAAAATTCACTCATTATGAAATTGAAGCTGTAGAACAAAGTGAATCAAGTCCTGATCATGGAGTATTTGAAATCAAACCACTAGAAAGAGGTTTTGGTAATACTTTAGGTAACAGTTTAAGAAGAGTTTTGTTAAGTAATATAGAAGGATATAGTTTATTTGCTATTAAAGTTCCTGGGATAAATCATGAATTCCAAGCAATGGACGGAGTAAAAGAAGATTTAACTCAAATCATTTTAAACTTAAAAAAATTAATTATTAAAATTGATTCTGATGTTTTTGGTGAACAAGAACAAGCACAAACTAAACTTGAAAAATGACCAACACTTAAAATTGATGTAGTTGGTAAAGGAGAACCAATCACAGGAGCTGATATTGAAACTCCAGCTGGTTTTACAATTATCAACAAAGATATCTACATTGCAACAGTTAGTGAAGGTCATAAATTCAAAATGGAACTTTATGCTGGAACTGGACGTGGTTTTAGAACTTTTGAAGAAAATAAAGAAAGAGTTAATGCAATTAATACAATAGCAGTTGATTCTAATTATTCTCCAATTATTAAAGTTGCATACCATGTAACTGAATCTAAAACTAGTAAAAGCGCTACAACAGATACATTAACTATTGAAATTGCAACTAATGGATCAGTTACTGCAGCTGATGCTTTAGCTTTAAGTGCAAAAATATTAGTTGAACACTACAAACCTATAGTTAATTTAAATGAATCTATGAATGAAAAAATTATCATGGAAAAAGGTGCTGATTCAGCTAACAACCAATCACTGGCTATTTCAATTGATGAACTAGAATTAACAGTTCGTTCTTACAATTGTTTAAAAAGAGCTGGAATTCAAACTATACAACAATTAACTGACAAAACTAAATCTGAAATTGAAAAAATTAGAAATCTTGGTAAAAAATCATTTAAAGAAATTATTAAAAAAATCGAAGACAGAAATATGAAATTGAAGGATGAATAG
- the rplQ gene encoding 50S ribosomal protein L17 has translation MSYINKDGKTTAWRIRVIRQQVSDVLAYGQIKTTLTKAKETRRHVDKIITLSKKGTLAARRQAAAILLDTTKATKDELLKQLFDTLSKKYKDRNGGYTRVLKLGPRRGDNVEEAIIQLV, from the coding sequence ATGTCATATATTAATAAAGATGGTAAAACTACTGCATGAAGAATTAGAGTTATTCGTCAACAAGTCTCTGATGTATTAGCATATGGTCAAATTAAAACAACTTTAACAAAAGCTAAAGAAACAAGAAGACATGTAGATAAAATTATTACTTTATCTAAAAAAGGAACTTTAGCTGCTAGAAGACAAGCTGCTGCTATCTTATTAGATACAACTAAAGCAACTAAAGACGAATTGTTAAAACAATTATTTGATACATTGAGCAAAAAATATAAAGATAGAAATGGTGGATACACAAGAGTTTTAAAATTAGGCCCTAGACGTGGGGATAATGTTGAAGAGGCTATTATTCAATTAGTGTAG
- the rnhC gene encoding ribonuclease HIII, with protein sequence MSQIYVKIGTKKDIELIKKYLNSFMLQTKSPSIDSIFKTKNYTITIYKNNKIMIQGSKYHNILKMIDPIHEEKHYNISKLSNPSDNPLLIGSDEVGTGDTFGGIVVASVYPLNYEKLKELNITDSKVYSNQEIINLYNKIKDDIIYEVYELYPNEYNDLYEIFNNLNIIKSLGHNNSHNQIIKKLKEQRKDYSKIIIDQFTPFEKYKHYLKTANLFYIGCEVMVVKAESKYLSVALASIVARYYFIKQINYLSSKYNIHIAFGSVTSVISSALKEAKKIDLRQLCKMHFKSVK encoded by the coding sequence ATGAGTCAAATTTATGTAAAAATAGGTACAAAAAAAGATATTGAACTTATTAAAAAATATCTTAATTCATTTATGTTACAAACAAAATCACCATCAATTGACAGTATTTTTAAAACTAAAAATTACACAATAACAATATACAAAAACAACAAAATCATGATTCAAGGAAGTAAGTATCATAATATCTTAAAAATGATAGATCCAATTCATGAAGAAAAACATTATAATATTTCAAAACTATCAAATCCATCAGATAACCCATTACTAATTGGTTCAGATGAGGTTGGCACAGGCGACACATTTGGTGGAATAGTTGTAGCATCTGTATATCCTTTAAATTATGAAAAATTAAAAGAATTAAATATTACAGATTCTAAAGTATATTCAAACCAAGAAATAATAAATCTTTATAACAAAATAAAAGATGACATTATATATGAAGTTTATGAATTATACCCTAATGAATATAATGACTTATATGAAATCTTTAACAATTTAAATATTATAAAATCTTTAGGTCATAATAATAGTCATAATCAAATAATAAAAAAGTTAAAAGAACAAAGAAAAGATTATTCAAAAATTATTATTGATCAATTCACACCATTTGAAAAATATAAACATTATCTTAAAACTGCTAATTTATTTTATATTGGTTGTGAAGTAATGGTGGTAAAAGCTGAATCTAAATATTTGTCTGTTGCTTTAGCTTCAATAGTTGCAAGATATTATTTTATAAAACAAATAAACTATTTATCTTCTAAATACAACATTCATATTGCTTTTGGTTCAGTAACATCTGTAATTTCAAGTGCTTTAAAAGAAGCAAAAAAAATAGATTTAAGACAGTTATGCAAAATGCATTTTAAATCTGTTAAATAA
- a CDS encoding DivIVA domain-containing protein, with product MNKYAKVLDEILNKKFSKNLTSGYDPLEVDMFFDRICTFIIQIYQDNNDLNKKISEKTIEINDLKKQINSHQERIKLLNHEIQSYVNDGYENQKMIKDISAIMQDIDFLKKSKKQ from the coding sequence ATGAATAAATATGCTAAAGTTTTAGACGAAATATTAAATAAAAAGTTTTCCAAAAACTTAACATCTGGTTATGACCCATTAGAAGTTGATATGTTCTTTGATAGAATATGTACATTCATTATTCAAATTTATCAAGATAATAATGACCTTAACAAAAAAATAAGTGAAAAAACCATAGAAATAAATGATCTTAAAAAACAAATAAATTCTCATCAAGAAAGAATTAAACTATTAAACCATGAAATTCAAAGTTATGTTAATGATGGGTATGAAAACCAAAAAATGATTAAAGATATTTCAGCAATAATGCAGGATATAGATTTTTTAAAAAAATCTAAAAAACAATAA
- a CDS encoding holo-ACP synthase — MKYTCGVDIVLNDRFKTYDIKKVKFILTENEYLEYLKKDDLYKPIFLAGRWAAKEAIFKAISKSSNKTISKNIEIVNDNDGKPICTNINNVSVSISHEKKYTIAFAIYEHNN; from the coding sequence ATGAAATATACTTGTGGAGTAGATATTGTTTTAAATGATCGATTTAAAACATATGATATAAAAAAAGTTAAATTTATTCTAACTGAAAACGAATATTTAGAATACTTAAAAAAAGATGATTTATATAAACCAATATTTTTAGCTGGTAGATGAGCAGCTAAAGAAGCAATCTTTAAAGCTATAAGTAAAAGTTCAAACAAAACGATTTCAAAAAATATTGAAATAGTTAATGATAATGATGGAAAACCAATTTGCACAAACATTAATAATGTTAGTGTTTCAATTTCTCATGAAAAAAAATATACTATTGCATTTGCTATTTATGAACACAACAACTAA
- a CDS encoding IS30 family transposase, whose translation MKTYKHLTKEERCLIYFLWNKEKYSMNKIAKILNKNKSTISRELKRNTSSTGIYYSSTAHKKYIRRKSNCHMFFMLKYKNFTDLFIQKFNPKSHGVEATIFWIKENYPLVKVPSARQVFRWINSKIWKIQRRDCLRRKYVKGKRRKIGIFSKIDGKYCIPYSLRPEKINNRKEFGHWEADLIVSKRQSGYYHLLTLVERKTRLAIIRKIKGKNARSMMAKMYTIIRDEKLPIKSITVDNGLEFQMMGITAKQFNFKVYYCQPYSSFQRGSNENINGIVRRWYKKGTDFSLVSEDKIKTLEWKVNNIPRKMFGYKTAYQMYQENI comes from the coding sequence ATGAAAACTTATAAACATTTAACAAAAGAAGAAAGATGCTTAATTTATTTTCTTTGAAATAAAGAAAAATATTCTATGAATAAGATTGCAAAAATCTTAAATAAAAACAAATCAACAATATCAAGAGAATTAAAAAGAAACACATCTTCAACAGGGATTTATTATTCATCAACTGCTCACAAAAAATACATTAGAAGAAAATCAAATTGTCATATGTTTTTTATGTTGAAGTACAAAAACTTCACAGATCTTTTTATTCAAAAATTTAATCCTAAATCTCATGGTGTAGAAGCTACAATTTTTTGAATAAAAGAAAACTATCCGTTAGTTAAAGTTCCAAGTGCTAGGCAAGTATTTAGATGAATCAATAGCAAGATTTGAAAGATACAAAGAAGAGATTGTTTAAGAAGAAAATATGTTAAAGGAAAAAGAAGAAAAATAGGTATATTTTCTAAAATTGATGGAAAATACTGCATTCCTTATAGTCTAAGACCAGAAAAGATAAACAATAGAAAAGAATTTGGACATTGAGAAGCTGATCTAATAGTTAGTAAAAGGCAAAGTGGTTATTACCACTTATTGACATTAGTGGAAAGAAAAACAAGGTTGGCAATTATTAGAAAAATAAAAGGGAAGAACGCTAGATCAATGATGGCTAAAATGTATACCATTATTCGAGATGAAAAACTCCCAATAAAAAGCATCACTGTTGATAATGGGTTAGAGTTTCAAATGATGGGAATAACTGCAAAACAATTCAACTTTAAAGTTTATTATTGCCAACCTTATTCTTCATTCCAAAGAGGGTCCAACGAGAACATAAATGGGATAGTTAGAAGATGATATAAAAAAGGAACTGACTTCAGTTTAGTAAGTGAAGATAAAATAAAAACTCTTGAATGAAAAGTAAACAACATCCCAAGAAAAATGTTTGGTTATAAAACAGCTTACCAAATGTATCAAGAAAATATTTAA
- a CDS encoding MIP family Ig-specific serine endopeptidase: MFKFKKVTTIVFASLLTVSLAGAGGVIGYVSYSQSQKGQNNGNNTSPPGSGSGEENKPNLPEQGENEYNYELWNNNENRNNKFSTVSSNGKLDIVKERGANDILDSDFNDGRGNANPLNGDIINEQYKRLAQISFSVNFAISSASYLGTSWILDYEIPNGVQQRSEGNSYTDSTYPTKWYMATNTHVMDDLKTPYSIYKETNTSKKPNSSTTNVYLTKIKDPQIGDGDGLYKKSSWSNPAYETFNFKMTDKNDKLLEVQPVRPVFLGFDYLESKPSDFINNVPQPTSIPDDVEFSHVEELADFSVFEIDFTKIYNNEYSEYETPQKMAKAFSSNYANWKESDKFKPATKSLINDPESRKNDFYALGFPQEVAVNGPKDSRYVALFINRPNNLSNDKKSSGAKLVNERHYNTFKNAPGIFDLVIGSADFGYKSDPISNVVATSGIIPHIYQGLAYTDQNGDMWAGSSGSIFVDQNNNIYGIHFASDFTAHVGINFALMSEGYNYNGQYGVYNLQPYDLINGGYKNQKQSYKSQLNKLYPNGLKTNIFKNGIKD; encoded by the coding sequence ATGTTTAAGTTTAAAAAAGTAACTACAATAGTTTTTGCATCCTTATTAACTGTATCATTAGCTGGAGCTGGTGGTGTTATAGGATATGTTTCTTATAGCCAAAGTCAAAAGGGTCAAAATAATGGAAATAACACTTCTCCTCCAGGAAGTGGAAGTGGTGAAGAAAATAAACCTAACCTTCCAGAACAAGGAGAAAATGAATACAATTACGAATTATGAAATAATAATGAAAATCGTAATAATAAGTTTTCAACTGTTAGTTCTAATGGCAAACTTGATATTGTTAAAGAAAGAGGAGCTAATGACATTTTAGATTCTGATTTCAATGATGGACGTGGCAATGCAAACCCATTGAATGGAGACATAATAAATGAACAATATAAAAGACTTGCTCAAATATCTTTTTCAGTAAATTTTGCAATAAGCAGTGCATCTTACCTTGGAACATCTTGAATATTAGATTATGAAATACCTAATGGTGTTCAACAAAGAAGTGAGGGTAATTCTTATACAGATTCTACTTATCCAACTAAATGATATATGGCGACAAATACACATGTTATGGATGATTTAAAAACACCATATAGTATTTATAAAGAAACAAATACATCTAAAAAACCAAATAGTTCAACAACAAATGTTTATTTGACTAAAATAAAAGACCCACAAATTGGTGATGGTGATGGATTATACAAAAAAAGTAGCTGAAGCAATCCGGCTTACGAAACTTTTAATTTTAAAATGACAGATAAAAATGATAAATTACTAGAAGTTCAGCCCGTAAGACCTGTATTTCTTGGGTTTGATTATTTAGAATCAAAACCATCTGATTTTATTAATAATGTTCCACAACCTACAAGCATACCAGACGATGTTGAATTTAGTCATGTGGAAGAATTAGCAGATTTTAGTGTTTTTGAAATTGATTTTACAAAAATTTATAATAATGAATATTCAGAATATGAAACGCCTCAAAAAATGGCAAAAGCTTTTAGTTCAAATTATGCTAATTGAAAAGAATCAGATAAATTTAAACCAGCAACAAAATCTTTAATTAATGATCCAGAAAGTAGAAAAAATGATTTTTATGCTCTAGGTTTTCCTCAAGAAGTTGCTGTCAATGGGCCAAAAGATTCTAGATATGTTGCACTATTTATTAATAGACCAAATAATTTGTCAAATGATAAAAAAAGTTCAGGTGCTAAATTAGTAAATGAAAGACATTATAATACATTTAAAAATGCACCAGGAATTTTTGACCTAGTTATAGGGTCAGCTGATTTTGGATATAAATCAGACCCTATATCAAATGTTGTTGCAACAAGTGGGATAATACCACACATTTATCAAGGTTTAGCTTATACTGATCAAAATGGAGATATGTGGGCTGGTTCTTCTGGAAGTATTTTTGTAGATCAAAACAATAATATATATGGCATTCACTTTGCAAGTGATTTTACAGCTCATGTTGGTATTAATTTTGCTTTAATGAGTGAGGGATATAACTATAATGGTCAATATGGGGTATATAATTTACAACCATATGATCTAATTAATGGTGGTTATAAAAATCAAAAACAATCTTATAAATCTCAACTTAATAAACTTTATCCAAATGGGTTAAAAACAAACATTTTTAAAAATGGAATTAAAGATTAA
- the pth gene encoding aminoacyl-tRNA hydrolase, translated as MDKYLVVGLGNPGFQYENTKHNVGFNVIDSLCKKINISLLTSKFNGVFSKANLYNKEVYICKPQTYMNLSGEFVSKFVNFYKIPIENVLVIYDDLDSEIGKIKLKTKGSSGGQNGIKNIINLLGTESIKRIKIGISRPERNISISGYVLSKFNNEDKTKVEKSIDKASDAILFYLENDFTQAMNKFNGG; from the coding sequence ATGGATAAATATTTAGTTGTTGGTCTTGGTAATCCAGGTTTTCAATATGAAAATACAAAACATAATGTTGGTTTTAATGTCATTGATTCTTTGTGCAAAAAAATAAATATATCATTATTAACTAGTAAGTTTAATGGTGTTTTTTCAAAAGCAAATTTATATAATAAAGAGGTTTATATTTGTAAACCACAAACATACATGAATCTTTCTGGAGAATTTGTTAGCAAGTTTGTTAATTTTTATAAAATACCAATAGAAAATGTATTGGTTATATACGATGATCTAGATAGTGAAATTGGAAAAATAAAATTAAAAACAAAAGGTAGCTCAGGTGGGCAAAACGGAATTAAAAACATTATCAATTTACTTGGTACTGAATCAATAAAAAGAATAAAAATTGGTATTTCAAGACCAGAAAGAAATATATCTATTAGTGGATATGTATTATCTAAATTTAATAATGAAGATAAAACAAAAGTTGAAAAATCTATTGATAAAGCTTCTGATGCAATTTTGTTTTATTTAGAAAATGATTTTACACAAGCTATGAATAAATTTAATGGTGGCTAA
- the tilS gene encoding tRNA lysidine(34) synthetase TilS, which produces MEVNKTKKYLAAVSGGPDSMAMLDIYKNEIYAVCHVNYHDRNDTHIDEEIVRKYCKDNNILLYVLDVKQDMYKDIKVKNPQAKYRILRYEFFCDVANKTNIKTIMVGHNFNDFLETAYMQKQKNSTSLFYGIKEHGKYNDLRIWRPLLYYSKSTLKNYCEKHFIDYADDWTNNSDMYQRNIVRKVINNMDKYELNKFANWVSHYNNSNKEKYLEIETLFENWKNSKFDAKFFTTLNNDYQYHLVYSFLSFYNFKNISANKIHSIIQYINKNKIDDKHFRLEDNIYLGISKDNKVVIIQKAI; this is translated from the coding sequence ATGGAAGTAAACAAAACAAAAAAATATTTGGCAGCAGTTTCTGGTGGACCAGATTCTATGGCAATGCTTGATATATATAAAAATGAAATATATGCTGTGTGTCATGTAAATTATCATGACCGTAATGATACTCATATCGATGAAGAAATTGTAAGAAAATATTGTAAAGATAACAATATTCTTTTGTATGTTTTGGATGTTAAGCAAGACATGTACAAGGATATTAAAGTTAAAAATCCACAAGCAAAATACAGAATTTTAAGATATGAATTTTTTTGTGATGTAGCAAACAAAACAAATATTAAAACAATTATGGTTGGTCACAACTTTAATGATTTTTTAGAAACAGCATATATGCAAAAGCAAAAAAACTCAACTTCATTATTTTATGGAATTAAAGAACATGGAAAATACAATGATTTAAGAATTTGAAGACCTTTATTGTATTATAGTAAATCAACACTTAAAAACTATTGTGAAAAACACTTTATAGATTATGCTGATGATTGAACTAATAATAGTGATATGTACCAAAGAAACATTGTTAGAAAAGTTATTAACAATATGGATAAATATGAGTTAAATAAATTTGCTAATTGAGTTTCTCATTATAATAATTCTAATAAAGAAAAATATCTTGAAATAGAAACACTTTTTGAAAATTGAAAAAACTCTAAATTTGATGCTAAGTTTTTTACAACTTTAAATAATGATTATCAATATCATTTGGTATATAGTTTTTTAAGTTTTTATAACTTTAAAAATATTAGTGCTAATAAAATACATTCAATCATTCAATATATTAACAAAAATAAAATTGATGATAAGCACTTTAGATTAGAAGATAATATTTATTTAGGTATAAGCAAAGACAACAAAGTTGTTATTATTCAAAAGGCTATCTAA
- a CDS encoding 1-deoxy-D-xylulose-5-phosphate reductoisomerase yields MKILLCGATGSVGLQTIDVISKTDHQIVGVVYNKNIEKMENLLANELKLYENILVYSPNSNVLNNCDSIQEMIMKTKPDLIVNAVTGFCGLSITLLALKNKIDLANANKESFVAAGWLINKLVKEYKINVYPIDSEHSAIFDILKNNNKQINKLLITASGGPFYNVDSFDQLVNVSFENATKHPKWNMGYKISIDSSTLMNKCFEIIEAKYLFNISNIEAIYHPQAIVHSMVEFNDNSVFAHLSDPDMKLAISLAINGFKNNNKKIIKPINFSKLILDFDTINVEKWKPIKWAYDCLNSDSRTLPLILISANDVCVELFKNNKIKYTQIIEIIEECIPMFLNEKIIGISDIYRLHSLISRYVYNKYNRG; encoded by the coding sequence ATGAAAATTTTATTATGTGGCGCAACAGGCTCAGTTGGATTGCAAACAATTGATGTAATAAGTAAAACAGATCATCAAATAGTTGGAGTTGTTTACAACAAAAATATTGAAAAAATGGAAAATTTATTAGCTAATGAACTAAAGTTATATGAAAATATATTAGTTTATTCACCTAATAGCAATGTGTTAAATAATTGTGATTCTATTCAAGAAATGATTATGAAAACAAAACCTGATTTAATAGTTAATGCAGTTACAGGTTTTTGTGGTCTATCAATAACTTTGTTAGCTTTAAAAAATAAAATTGATTTAGCTAATGCTAACAAAGAATCTTTTGTAGCAGCTGGTTGATTAATTAATAAACTAGTTAAAGAATACAAGATAAATGTTTATCCAATAGATTCAGAACATTCAGCAATTTTTGATATTCTAAAAAATAATAATAAACAAATTAATAAGTTACTAATAACAGCTTCTGGTGGACCTTTTTATAATGTTGATAGTTTTGATCAACTTGTTAATGTTTCATTTGAAAATGCAACAAAGCACCCTAAGTGAAATATGGGATATAAAATATCAATTGACTCATCAACTCTTATGAATAAATGTTTTGAAATTATTGAAGCCAAATACCTTTTTAATATTTCAAACATTGAAGCTATATATCACCCACAAGCAATAGTTCACTCTATGGTTGAATTTAATGATAATAGTGTTTTTGCACATTTATCAGATCCTGATATGAAACTTGCAATATCATTAGCAATCAATGGTTTTAAAAACAATAACAAAAAAATAATTAAACCCATTAACTTTTCAAAATTAATATTAGATTTTGATACAATTAATGTTGAAAAATGAAAACCAATTAAGTGAGCTTATGATTGCTTGAATTCAGACTCAAGAACCTTACCACTTATTTTGATAAGCGCCAATGATGTTTGTGTTGAATTATTTAAGAATAATAAAATTAAATACACACAAATAATTGAAATCATTGAAGAATGTATACCAATGTTTTTGAATGAAAAAATTATTGGTATATCAGACATATATAGATTACATAGTTTAATTTCAAGATATGTATATAATAAATATAATAGGGGGTAA
- a CDS encoding site-2 protease family protein, with the protein MSAVWEKIVLILLVLVSILVGMTLHELGHFLFAKLFKVNVKEFSIGIGPKIFSFRTKSGMLVSVKPFLLMAYVLIDSNKLINVYTEIFNESLETGYRYKYFEGYEVENNSFKYRVKRFFFLKSHDKYERLSKRDESKLLIDDCKLWQKNIIYFGGVFVNILLAVFFWLIAYFALQVQTNPFVQIGQSFEIIFKNMFFINSGAGTSFGDIIQTPSDVVKNVDFTKTFFAYMYIFNFMLFFFNLIPIPPLDGYKIVIETLQKWFNFKINSKVENVITIIGVVIMFWIFISSIINDFI; encoded by the coding sequence ATGAGTGCTGTATGAGAGAAAATTGTCTTAATACTTTTAGTGCTTGTTTCCATTCTTGTCGGTATGACATTACACGAACTTGGTCACTTTTTATTTGCTAAGTTGTTTAAAGTTAATGTTAAAGAATTTTCTATTGGTATTGGACCAAAGATTTTTTCTTTTAGGACAAAGAGCGGAATGCTTGTTAGTGTTAAACCATTTTTATTAATGGCATATGTTTTAATAGACAGTAATAAACTCATAAATGTTTATACTGAAATTTTTAATGAGAGTTTAGAGACGGGTTATCGTTATAAATATTTTGAAGGTTATGAAGTTGAAAACAATTCATTTAAATATAGAGTTAAAAGATTTTTCTTTTTAAAATCTCATGATAAATATGAGAGATTGTCTAAAAGAGATGAATCTAAACTTTTAATTGATGATTGTAAATTATGACAAAAAAACATCATTTATTTTGGTGGTGTTTTTGTTAATATTCTTTTAGCTGTATTTTTCTGATTGATAGCATATTTTGCACTTCAAGTTCAAACAAACCCATTTGTTCAAATAGGACAATCTTTTGAAATTATTTTTAAAAACATGTTTTTTATAAATAGCGGTGCTGGTACATCATTTGGAGACATTATTCAAACACCATCTGATGTTGTAAAAAATGTTGATTTCACTAAAACGTTTTTTGCTTACATGTATATATTTAATTTCATGTTGTTCTTTTTTAACTTGATACCTATTCCTCCATTAGATGGATACAAAATAGTAATTGAAACTTTGCAAAAATGATTCAATTTTAAAATAAATAGTAAAGTGGAAAATGTAATCACTATCATTGGTGTTGTTATTATGTTTTGAATTTTTATAAGTAGTATTATTAATGATTTTATTTAG